One part of the Melospiza melodia melodia isolate bMelMel2 chromosome 3, bMelMel2.pri, whole genome shotgun sequence genome encodes these proteins:
- the LOC134416619 gene encoding LOW QUALITY PROTEIN: inositol 1,4,5-trisphosphate receptor-interacting protein-like 1 (The sequence of the model RefSeq protein was modified relative to this genomic sequence to represent the inferred CDS: inserted 2 bases in 1 codon) codes for MFAITFLLLLVQGLTQYPQQAGDGLDEATLERMQQRAEYLEQQMTQLIQELEQMKPEQSGGAWGALPGWQFWALSGILMLLLVLWFGHGKSRCAPDNRGHKERSSSNLVEEEERWNIVGNVEEGNVDDNEEMANGEEDDGINVQRKLGSLLEERIQELPVLDLDKGFSMIADLVDKLIHVFGEGLSNSFYPVPQPAMGVGSAFEGCTPHAQDVVYRLLVPLSAPPGHAFHLELDTAAAVQRKFCVRVERVCTCRRERLEEDMLCFLHHPEEELRRKQDPSLLHTLCTGCYLDVEKTVHWFYGFVRVAWLLLPESCHWRLRLQPSSRSCKFQLSKDKESFTVEMFFAVQQGDSDVFVSSQPTEVGIPSTTWLETYAVAEAKFFRHISRQVSXSLQLLTGFLMGVGFSSCVLKTVEIHLLSTVPLTGWGRSDFGQRVMAILKSLRCSLEIKQLHHFVIGNESFPTEISLPSGFQVAVAPSLLEHLARSPDTQRKAVQDYNCLLDRFEQLLIHSH; via the exons ATGTTTGCCATTACATTCCTTCTCTTGCTTGTGCAAGGCCTCACCCAGTACCCGCAGCAGGCCGGGGATGGGCTGGATGAGGCCACCCTGGAGCGCATGCAGCAGCGTGCTGAGTATCTGGAGCAGCAGATGACTCAGCTGattcaggagctggagcagatgaAGCCGGAGCAGAGTGGTGGGGCCTGGGGAGCCCTGCCTGGGTGGCAGTTCTGGGCTCTGAGCGGAATCCTCATGCTTCTCTTGGTGCTGTGGTTTGGACATGGGAAAAGTCGATGTGCTCCAGACAACCGTGGCCACAAGGAGAGGTCCAGCAGCAACTTggtggaggaggaagaaagaTGGAACATTGTTGGAAATGTGGAAGAGGGCAATGTCGATGACAATGAGGAGATGGCAAACGGAGAAGAAGACGATGGTATCAATGTGCAAAGGAAGCTTGGAAGCCTTTTAGAGGAGCGCATACAGGAGTTGCCTGTTCTGGATCTGGACAAAGGATTCTCCATGATTGCGGACCTGGTGGACAAACTCATCCACGTCTTTGGAGAAGGCTTGTCCAACAGTTTCTACCCGGTGCCACAACCAGCCATGGGAGTGGGCAGTGCCTTTGAAGGCTGCACTCCCCATGCACAAGATGTTGTGTACCGTTTGCTTGttcccctgagtgcccctccaggaCATGCCTTCCACCTGGAGCTGGACACTGCAGCAGCGGTCCAGAGGAAGTTCTGTGTCCGTGTGGAGCGGGTGtgcacctgcaggagggagaggctggaggaggacatGCTGTGTTTCCTCCACCACCCCGAGGAGGAGCTGAGAAGGAAACAGGACCCCAGCCTCCTGCACACCCTGTGCACCGGCTGCTATCTAGATGTGGAGAAAACTGTCCACTGGTTCTATGGATTTGTGAGAGTCGCCTGGCTGCTGTTGCCTGAATCGTGCCACTGGCGTTTAAGGTTGCAGCCCTCCAGCCGCTCCTGCAAATTTCAGCTGAGCAAAGACAAGGAAAGCTTCACGGTTGAGATGTTCTTTGCCGTGCAGCAAGGAGACTCAGATgtctttgtgagcagccagcctACAGAAGTAGGCATCCCAAGCACAACGTGGCTGGAGACTTACGCCGTGGCAGAGGCAAAATTCTTCAGGCACATTTCCAGACAGGTCTC TAGCCTGCAGCTCCTCACGGGCTTCCTGATGGGTGTAGGTTTCTCCAGCTGTGTCCTGAAGACAGTAGAGATACACCTCCTGAGCACTGTACCCCTGACAGGGTGGGGCAGGAGTGATTTTGGGCAGCGAGTGATGGCTATCCTGAAGTCCCTCCGCTGCTCACTGGAGATAAAACAGCTTCACCACTTTGTCATCGGCAATGAGAGCTTTCCTACGGAGATCAGCTTGCCCTCCGGCTTCCAGGTGGCTGTAGCACCCAGTCTCCTAGAGCACCTGGCCAGAAGTCCAGATACCCAAAGGAAGGCCGTGCAGGACTACAATTGCCTGCTGGATCGGTTTGAACAACTGCTCATCCACAGCCATTGA